A genomic window from Nomascus leucogenys isolate Asia chromosome 10, Asia_NLE_v1, whole genome shotgun sequence includes:
- the LOC115830339 gene encoding zinc finger protein 587 isoform X1 has translation MLENLALISSLGCWCGSKDEEAPCKQIISVQRESQSRTPRAVISPKKAHPCEMCGLILGDVFHFADHQETHHKQKLNRSGACGKNLDDTANLHQRQKQHIGEKSYRKSVREALFLKKPKCRVSQEPFVLREFGKDVLPSSGLCQEEAAYPVEKTDSETTHGPPFQEGKSNYRCGKRTKAFSTKHSVIPHQKLFSRDGCYMCSDCGKSFSRYVSFSNHQRDHTGKGPYECGECGKSYSQKSSLIRHQRVHTGKTAYPCEECGKSFSQKGSLISHQRVHTGEGPYECGECGKSFDQKGNLIQHQRGHTGERAYHCGECGKSFRQKFCLINHQRVHTGERPYKCGECGKSFGQKGNLVHHQRGHTGERPYECRECGKSFRYRSHLTEHQRLHTGERPYNCRECGKLFNRKYHLLVHERVHTGERPYACEVCGKLFGNKHSVTIHQRIHTGERPYECSECGKSFLSSSALHVHKRVHSGQKPYKCSECGKSFSECSSLIKHRRIHTGERPYECTKCGKTFQRSSTLLHHQSSHRRKAL, from the exons ATGCTAGAGAACCTGGCTCTCATATCCTCGCTGG GTTGTTGGTGTGGATCAAAAGATGAGGAGGCACCATGTAAGCAGATAATTTCTGTACAAAGAGAGTCTCAGAGCAGGACTCCCAGGGCAGTTATTTCTCCTAAGAAGGCTCACCCCTGTGAAATGTGTGGCCTCATCTTAGGGGATGTTTTTCACTTTGCTGACCACCAGGAAACTCATCACAAGCAGAAGCTGAACAGGAGTGGAGCATGTGGAAAAAACTTGGATGACACTGCAAACCTTCATCAGCGCCAGAAGCAGCATATTGGAGAGAaatcctacagaaagagtgtcagagaagcattgtttttaaagaaacctaAGTGCAGGGTGTCACAGGAGCCATTTGTCCTCCGCGAGTTTGGGAAGGACGTTCTGCCCAGTTCAGGATTATGCCAAGAAGAAGCTGCTTACCCTGTAGAGAAGACAGACAGTGAAACTACACATGGCCCACCCTTTCAGGAGGGAAAATCTAATTACAGGTGTGGAAAACGAACAAAAGCATTCAGCACCAAGCACTCAGTTATTCCACACCAGAAACTTTTCTCTAGAGATGGATGTTATATGTGCAGTGATTGTGGAAAATCCTTTAGCAGATATGTCAGCTTCAGTAATCATCAGCGAGATCACACTGGAAAAGGACCTTATGAGTGTGGAGAGTGTGGGAAATCTTATAGTCAAAAGAGCAGCCTCATTCGACATCAGCGAGTTCACACTGGAAAGACAGCTTATCCCTGTGAAGAATGTGGGAAATCTTTTAGTCAGAAGGGCAGCCTTATTAGCCATCAGCGTGTTCACACTGGAGAAGGGCCTTATGAGTGTGGAGAATGCGGGAAATCTTTTGATCAAAAGGGTAACCTCATTCAACATCAACGAGGTCACACTGGAGAGAGAGCTTATCACTGTGGGGAATGTGGGAAATCTTTTCGTCAGAAGTTTTGCCTTATTAACCATCAGCGtgttcacactggagaaaggccttaCAAGTGTGGAGAATGTGGGAAATCTTTTGGTCAAAAGGGCAACCTCGTTCACCATCAGCGAGGTCACACTGGAGAAAGGCCCTATGAGTGCAGGGAATGTGGGAAATCATTTAGGTACAGATCTCACCTCACTGAACACCAGAGACTTCACACTGGGGAAAGACCTTACAATTGTAGGGAATGTGGGAAATTATTTAACAGGAAGTATCATCTTCTTGTTCATGAgagagttcacactggagaaaggccATATGCATGTGAGGTATGTGGGAAATTATTTGGTAATAAGCACAGCGTGACTATACATCAGAGgattcacactggagaaaggccatatgaatgcagtgaatgtgggaaatcaTTTCTTTCCAGCTCTGCACTTCATGTTCATAAAAGAGTTCATTCTGGACAAAAGCCTTATAAGTGCAGTGAATGTGGAAAATCCTTTTCTGAATGTTCCAGTCTCATTAAACAcaggagaattcatactggagaaaggccttatgAATGCACCAAATGTGGAAAAACATTTCAGCGAAGCTCTACCCTCCTTCATCATCAGAGTTCACACAGGAGAAAGGCCTTATGA
- the LOC115830339 gene encoding zinc finger protein 587 isoform X2, with protein sequence MCGLILGDVFHFADHQETHHKQKLNRSGACGKNLDDTANLHQRQKQHIGEKSYRKSVREALFLKKPKCRVSQEPFVLREFGKDVLPSSGLCQEEAAYPVEKTDSETTHGPPFQEGKSNYRCGKRTKAFSTKHSVIPHQKLFSRDGCYMCSDCGKSFSRYVSFSNHQRDHTGKGPYECGECGKSYSQKSSLIRHQRVHTGKTAYPCEECGKSFSQKGSLISHQRVHTGEGPYECGECGKSFDQKGNLIQHQRGHTGERAYHCGECGKSFRQKFCLINHQRVHTGERPYKCGECGKSFGQKGNLVHHQRGHTGERPYECRECGKSFRYRSHLTEHQRLHTGERPYNCRECGKLFNRKYHLLVHERVHTGERPYACEVCGKLFGNKHSVTIHQRIHTGERPYECSECGKSFLSSSALHVHKRVHSGQKPYKCSECGKSFSECSSLIKHRRIHTGERPYECTKCGKTFQRSSTLLHHQSSHRRKAL encoded by the coding sequence ATGTGTGGCCTCATCTTAGGGGATGTTTTTCACTTTGCTGACCACCAGGAAACTCATCACAAGCAGAAGCTGAACAGGAGTGGAGCATGTGGAAAAAACTTGGATGACACTGCAAACCTTCATCAGCGCCAGAAGCAGCATATTGGAGAGAaatcctacagaaagagtgtcagagaagcattgtttttaaagaaacctaAGTGCAGGGTGTCACAGGAGCCATTTGTCCTCCGCGAGTTTGGGAAGGACGTTCTGCCCAGTTCAGGATTATGCCAAGAAGAAGCTGCTTACCCTGTAGAGAAGACAGACAGTGAAACTACACATGGCCCACCCTTTCAGGAGGGAAAATCTAATTACAGGTGTGGAAAACGAACAAAAGCATTCAGCACCAAGCACTCAGTTATTCCACACCAGAAACTTTTCTCTAGAGATGGATGTTATATGTGCAGTGATTGTGGAAAATCCTTTAGCAGATATGTCAGCTTCAGTAATCATCAGCGAGATCACACTGGAAAAGGACCTTATGAGTGTGGAGAGTGTGGGAAATCTTATAGTCAAAAGAGCAGCCTCATTCGACATCAGCGAGTTCACACTGGAAAGACAGCTTATCCCTGTGAAGAATGTGGGAAATCTTTTAGTCAGAAGGGCAGCCTTATTAGCCATCAGCGTGTTCACACTGGAGAAGGGCCTTATGAGTGTGGAGAATGCGGGAAATCTTTTGATCAAAAGGGTAACCTCATTCAACATCAACGAGGTCACACTGGAGAGAGAGCTTATCACTGTGGGGAATGTGGGAAATCTTTTCGTCAGAAGTTTTGCCTTATTAACCATCAGCGtgttcacactggagaaaggccttaCAAGTGTGGAGAATGTGGGAAATCTTTTGGTCAAAAGGGCAACCTCGTTCACCATCAGCGAGGTCACACTGGAGAAAGGCCCTATGAGTGCAGGGAATGTGGGAAATCATTTAGGTACAGATCTCACCTCACTGAACACCAGAGACTTCACACTGGGGAAAGACCTTACAATTGTAGGGAATGTGGGAAATTATTTAACAGGAAGTATCATCTTCTTGTTCATGAgagagttcacactggagaaaggccATATGCATGTGAGGTATGTGGGAAATTATTTGGTAATAAGCACAGCGTGACTATACATCAGAGgattcacactggagaaaggccatatgaatgcagtgaatgtgggaaatcaTTTCTTTCCAGCTCTGCACTTCATGTTCATAAAAGAGTTCATTCTGGACAAAAGCCTTATAAGTGCAGTGAATGTGGAAAATCCTTTTCTGAATGTTCCAGTCTCATTAAACAcaggagaattcatactggagaaaggccttatgAATGCACCAAATGTGGAAAAACATTTCAGCGAAGCTCTACCCTCCTTCATCATCAGAGTTCACACAGGAGAAAGGCCTTATGA
- the LOC115830339 gene encoding zinc finger protein 587 isoform X3 codes for MLENLALISSLGCWCGSKDEEAPCKQIISVQRESQSRTPRAVISPKKAHPCEMCGLILGDVFHFADHQETHHKQKLNRSGACGKNLDDTANLHQRQKQHIGEKSYRKSVREALFLKKPKCRVSQEPFVLREFGKDVLPSSGLCQEEAAYPVEKTDSETTHGPPFQEGKSNYRCGKRTKAFSTKHSVIPHQKLFSRDGCYMCSDCGKSFSRYVSFSNHQRDHTGKGPYECGECGKSYSQKSSLIRHQRVHTGKTAYPCEECGKSFSQKGSLISHQRVHTGEGPYECGECGKSFDQKGNLIQHQRGHTGERAYHCGECGKSFRQKFCLINHQRVHTGERPYKCGECGKSFGQKGNLVHHQRGHTGERPYECSECGKSFLSSSALHVHKRVHSGQKPYKCSECGKSFSECSSLIKHRRIHTGERPYECTKCGKTFQRSSTLLHHQSSHRRKAL; via the exons ATGCTAGAGAACCTGGCTCTCATATCCTCGCTGG GTTGTTGGTGTGGATCAAAAGATGAGGAGGCACCATGTAAGCAGATAATTTCTGTACAAAGAGAGTCTCAGAGCAGGACTCCCAGGGCAGTTATTTCTCCTAAGAAGGCTCACCCCTGTGAAATGTGTGGCCTCATCTTAGGGGATGTTTTTCACTTTGCTGACCACCAGGAAACTCATCACAAGCAGAAGCTGAACAGGAGTGGAGCATGTGGAAAAAACTTGGATGACACTGCAAACCTTCATCAGCGCCAGAAGCAGCATATTGGAGAGAaatcctacagaaagagtgtcagagaagcattgtttttaaagaaacctaAGTGCAGGGTGTCACAGGAGCCATTTGTCCTCCGCGAGTTTGGGAAGGACGTTCTGCCCAGTTCAGGATTATGCCAAGAAGAAGCTGCTTACCCTGTAGAGAAGACAGACAGTGAAACTACACATGGCCCACCCTTTCAGGAGGGAAAATCTAATTACAGGTGTGGAAAACGAACAAAAGCATTCAGCACCAAGCACTCAGTTATTCCACACCAGAAACTTTTCTCTAGAGATGGATGTTATATGTGCAGTGATTGTGGAAAATCCTTTAGCAGATATGTCAGCTTCAGTAATCATCAGCGAGATCACACTGGAAAAGGACCTTATGAGTGTGGAGAGTGTGGGAAATCTTATAGTCAAAAGAGCAGCCTCATTCGACATCAGCGAGTTCACACTGGAAAGACAGCTTATCCCTGTGAAGAATGTGGGAAATCTTTTAGTCAGAAGGGCAGCCTTATTAGCCATCAGCGTGTTCACACTGGAGAAGGGCCTTATGAGTGTGGAGAATGCGGGAAATCTTTTGATCAAAAGGGTAACCTCATTCAACATCAACGAGGTCACACTGGAGAGAGAGCTTATCACTGTGGGGAATGTGGGAAATCTTTTCGTCAGAAGTTTTGCCTTATTAACCATCAGCGtgttcacactggagaaaggccttaCAAGTGTGGAGAATGTGGGAAATCTTTTGGTCAAAAGGGCAACCTCGTTCACCATCAGCGAGGTCACACTGGAGAAAG gccatatgaatgcagtgaatgtgggaaatcaTTTCTTTCCAGCTCTGCACTTCATGTTCATAAAAGAGTTCATTCTGGACAAAAGCCTTATAAGTGCAGTGAATGTGGAAAATCCTTTTCTGAATGTTCCAGTCTCATTAAACAcaggagaattcatactggagaaaggccttatgAATGCACCAAATGTGGAAAAACATTTCAGCGAAGCTCTACCCTCCTTCATCATCAGAGTTCACACAGGAGAAAGGCCTTATGA